The genomic region ATTGAGCATGACATTGCCAATCAACAGGAAAATTATACGCGCTTTGTAGTCGCAACGAGAAAACCCGTTAAAGTTGATTTACAGATTCCGGCCAAAACTTCACTTATGATGGTAACTTCCAATGAAGAGGGCTCACTGATTGAATGCTTAAATATTTTACATAAACACAAAATAAACATGGCAAAATTGGAGTCCAGACCACGATTAAATGAGCCATGGAAGTATTCTTTCTACCTTGATATTCACGGTAATATCGATGCCCCGGAAGTTTCGGCCGGATTGAAGGAGCTTGAGAACGAAGCGGAGGAACTTAAGATTTTAGGTTGTTATGCCAAGCAGGAAAATTGAATCTTGATGTAAAGCCGGGAAAACAATACTGCTCTTATTACTCATTTTATTGAAACCTTTTTTTCTTTCCACTCTATGTCAAAAGCTTCTTTATTGGAAAACTTATCAGCTTGACGGATCCATTTTCCATCCTGCCAGACCCGGGTAAACCCTTTTTCCAAGGGTTCATTGGGATTCTGTTTATCCAACGCATGTAACAAATTGGTGAAGTGCTCTTTTCGGTTTCTTAGCAGGGAGTCGGTGCGGTAAATCAGTTTTTCATTGAGTGTGAGAATTTTTGACCTGGCCGATTCCATTTTTTGTTTAACAGCCAATAGAGCATGAGATTTGGCCATATTGGTTACTTTATCTTTATACAATTCAATGGCTCCTGTTGTATTGATTTCCATCTTTTTGGACAAGTCTTCAACCATAAACCGGATTTCATTGATATCAGGCACTGCAAGTACGGCGGCTTGAGTAGGAGTCGCAGCACGGGCATCCGCAACAAAATCAGAAATAGAAAAATCGACCTCATGGCCAACTGCACTTATAACCGGTATTTCACAATGGAAAACCGCACGGGCTACTGCTTCTTCATTGAAAGGCCAAAGATCTTCCAGCGAACCGCCGCCTCGGCCAATTATAACTAAGTCCACATTTTTATGATTTGTGAAATAGTTAATACCCGCTACAATTTCGGGAGCAGCATTAACACCCTGTACGCTTGCATGATATAATTTCACTGATGCAAGAGGCCATCGCTTTTCTAAGGTAGAGCGGATATCCTGAA from Gracilimonas sp. harbors:
- the xseA gene encoding exodeoxyribonuclease VII large subunit, producing MPDNQIPFLFDIPTVSQLTDKIKNLLEQNFTDILVEGETSNVNQSRNGHYYFTLKDSGASLPCVIWRTTAQRLDINLTDGQQIVVGGDLQVYAPHGRYQMIVSLVQQAGIGKLQQAFEKLKAKLKEEGLFDDSHKQPLPKFPERIGVVTSATGAAFQDIRSTLEKRWPLASVKLYHASVQGVNAAPEIVAGINYFTNHKNVDLVIIGRGGGSLEDLWPFNEEAVARAVFHCEIPVISAVGHEVDFSISDFVADARAATPTQAAVLAVPDINEIRFMVEDLSKKMEINTTGAIELYKDKVTNMAKSHALLAVKQKMESARSKILTLNEKLIYRTDSLLRNRKEHFTNLLHALDKQNPNEPLEKGFTRVWQDGKWIRQADKFSNKEAFDIEWKEKKVSIK